The following are encoded in a window of Lactobacillus panisapium genomic DNA:
- the rpmF gene encoding 50S ribosomal protein L32, which produces MAVPKRHTSKQKKRSRRGHIKLAVPAMHYDATTGEYRLSHRVSPKGYYKGRQVVSETNASDNN; this is translated from the coding sequence ATGGCAGTTCCTAAGAGACATACTTCTAAGCAAAAGAAACGTTCACGTCGTGGCCATATCAAGTTAGCTGTTCCAGCAATGCACTATGATGCAACTACTGGTGAATATCGTTTAAGCCACCGCGTTTCACCTAAAGGTTATTACAAGGGTCGTCAAGTTGTTAGTGAAACTAACGCAAGCGACAACAACTAA
- a CDS encoding DNA polymerase III subunit alpha has product MKVAALQNISSFTLLESPIKIRDLLSAAKKADYEAVALTDINVTYGLVNFYEIAQELGIKPLLGMQLRLNGLIDSAHHYDLIALAKTDEGYRNILRISSRINLLTENGTKKAVLTLKEVQKDLHDIVLIVPANTHSELLQLQKQDEQLGNDLLRQLLALVDDSDSVYLGVYGSEKQQTYINYVRALSKQFKIPLVSVEDTQYLQPHDQFLAKTLRAVKKGEVLQDIDELAKQKGSHYLPSAQELSNRYHELDLDDALKNTHKLAQECNAKVIFQTPVLPKYKQTKFKTSKEYLYYLAQKGLQECFNGGQAPKKYQKQLDYELQVIDQMGFNDYFLIVWDVINYCHRAGIVTGPGRGSACGSLVSYSLRITEVDPIEYQLLFERFLNPARHEMPDIDLDIPDNRRDDVIKYMFEKYGMDHAAQILTFGTLAAKQVLRDTGRAFGLKEPEMAKWSQSVPYSKTKISLPEAYENSSKMRLLVGANTKNKLLFETAKKLEGLPRHYSIHAAGLVLSDNSIAAISGLQAGQLGIPITQQTKKYVEALGLLKIDFLGLRNLTILGDTVDMIHSQGKRIDVNQIPLDDPATMKMFQEGKTDLVFQFESGGIRGVLRELHPDNFEDLVAVNALYRPGPMQNIHSFIARKRGKEKVTYPDPSLKQILAPTYGILVYQEQVMQTAQILAGFSLGEADILRRAMSKKNQKVIEQKRAEFINGTVKNGRSREVGQKVYSYIEQFANYGFNRSHAVAYTKIAFWLAYLKVHFPAEFYGAMLNSNSGNHFKVSDYIMRAQGAGVKILPPDINKSALSYQIVNGQILVGLRAVKGLRNDFLTQIIKQRNNKLFDSFDDFLRRINSNYLKIKMIQPMIKAGCFDNLNANRNELLENSPEIIENIQLTGNNQALSESLGGVPIKQAPEPTSAEKADMEQEALGFSTMTSPLVAVQKYAEKFKARPLEQYEINDSGVAVGKLMSLKLIKTKKNTTMAFGNFVDSTSRQDIVIFPNMYEKNQSILKEGNIYLLGIRVQNDRFDSSKKQYVLTNLRVVNYK; this is encoded by the coding sequence ATGAAAGTTGCGGCACTGCAAAATATTAGTTCATTTACATTGTTAGAAAGCCCAATTAAAATTAGGGACTTATTGAGTGCGGCCAAAAAGGCTGACTATGAAGCAGTTGCGTTAACCGATATTAACGTTACTTATGGTCTGGTCAACTTTTATGAAATTGCGCAAGAACTTGGTATTAAGCCACTGCTAGGGATGCAGCTTAGGCTAAACGGATTGATTGATAGCGCACACCACTATGATTTGATTGCTCTAGCTAAGACGGATGAAGGCTACCGCAATATTTTACGAATTTCGAGCAGAATTAATCTGTTAACTGAAAATGGGACAAAAAAGGCAGTTTTAACTTTAAAAGAAGTCCAAAAAGATTTGCATGATATTGTCCTTATTGTTCCAGCTAACACGCATAGCGAGCTTTTACAGTTGCAAAAGCAAGATGAACAACTCGGCAATGATTTATTACGTCAATTATTGGCATTAGTGGACGATAGCGACTCAGTTTATTTAGGGGTTTATGGCTCAGAAAAGCAGCAGACTTATATCAATTATGTTAGAGCATTGTCTAAACAATTTAAGATACCACTTGTTAGTGTTGAAGATACGCAATATTTGCAACCTCACGATCAATTTCTTGCTAAAACATTACGAGCAGTAAAAAAAGGCGAGGTGCTACAAGACATTGATGAACTAGCAAAACAAAAGGGTTCACACTATTTGCCTTCTGCCCAAGAACTTAGCAACAGATATCATGAATTGGATTTGGATGATGCCTTAAAGAATACGCACAAGCTTGCACAAGAATGTAATGCTAAAGTTATTTTTCAAACCCCTGTCTTACCCAAATACAAGCAAACTAAGTTTAAAACGTCGAAAGAATATCTTTACTACTTAGCACAAAAAGGATTACAGGAGTGCTTTAATGGTGGGCAAGCACCGAAAAAATACCAAAAGCAGCTTGATTACGAACTCCAAGTAATCGATCAGATGGGATTTAATGATTACTTTTTAATTGTGTGGGATGTAATCAATTATTGTCATCGAGCCGGAATTGTCACGGGGCCAGGACGAGGTTCTGCTTGTGGTTCGTTAGTTTCATATTCTTTGCGAATTACGGAAGTTGACCCGATCGAATATCAGCTGCTCTTTGAACGTTTTTTAAATCCTGCTCGGCATGAAATGCCGGATATTGATTTAGATATTCCTGATAATCGCAGAGATGACGTAATTAAATACATGTTCGAAAAATACGGAATGGATCATGCAGCGCAAATCTTGACTTTTGGAACATTGGCCGCAAAGCAAGTACTGCGTGATACGGGACGCGCTTTTGGCTTAAAAGAACCGGAAATGGCAAAATGGTCGCAGAGTGTGCCTTATTCTAAGACTAAAATTTCACTACCAGAAGCTTACGAGAATTCGTCTAAGATGCGGTTACTGGTTGGAGCTAATACTAAAAACAAATTATTGTTTGAAACAGCTAAGAAGCTTGAGGGATTACCGCGGCATTATTCAATTCATGCTGCTGGCTTAGTCCTCAGTGATAATTCAATCGCAGCTATTTCTGGCTTGCAGGCAGGGCAGCTTGGCATCCCGATTACCCAGCAAACCAAAAAATATGTTGAAGCGCTTGGACTTTTAAAAATCGACTTTTTGGGATTACGAAATCTAACCATTTTAGGCGATACCGTTGACATGATTCACAGTCAAGGAAAAAGAATTGATGTCAATCAGATTCCGTTAGATGATCCAGCGACGATGAAAATGTTTCAGGAAGGAAAGACTGACCTTGTTTTCCAATTTGAATCAGGTGGGATTAGAGGAGTTTTGCGCGAATTGCACCCCGATAACTTTGAAGATTTAGTAGCCGTCAACGCCCTTTATCGTCCAGGTCCGATGCAAAATATCCATTCTTTTATTGCCAGAAAAAGGGGAAAGGAAAAAGTTACTTACCCCGATCCTAGTTTGAAGCAGATTCTGGCGCCCACGTATGGTATCTTGGTTTATCAAGAGCAAGTTATGCAGACGGCCCAGATTTTAGCTGGCTTTTCGTTAGGAGAAGCCGATATCTTGCGGCGGGCAATGTCAAAAAAGAATCAGAAAGTAATTGAGCAAAAGCGGGCCGAATTTATTAATGGCACGGTCAAAAATGGTCGTTCACGTGAGGTGGGACAAAAGGTTTATAGCTACATTGAGCAATTTGCCAATTATGGCTTTAACCGATCACATGCAGTCGCGTACACCAAGATAGCCTTTTGGCTTGCCTACCTTAAGGTGCATTTCCCTGCTGAATTCTACGGTGCCATGTTAAATTCTAATAGTGGCAATCATTTCAAAGTTAGTGATTACATCATGCGGGCACAAGGCGCTGGGGTTAAAATCTTACCACCGGATATTAATAAAAGCGCACTAAGCTATCAAATTGTTAATGGCCAAATTTTAGTTGGTTTGCGGGCAGTTAAAGGTCTGAGAAATGACTTTCTGACTCAAATTATTAAGCAGCGTAACAATAAGCTCTTTGATTCGTTTGATGATTTTTTACGGCGGATCAATTCAAATTACTTGAAGATTAAAATGATTCAACCTATGATCAAGGCTGGTTGCTTTGATAACCTGAATGCCAACCGAAATGAATTATTGGAAAATAGTCCAGAAATTATTGAAAATATTCAGTTAACTGGTAATAATCAGGCACTATCTGAAAGTCTCGGTGGGGTACCAATTAAGCAGGCTCCTGAACCAACTAGCGCGGAAAAAGCAGATATGGAGCAAGAAGCTTTAGGCTTTTCCACGATGACTTCGCCTCTTGTTGCTGTTCAAAAGTATGCTGAAAAATTTAAGGCTAGGCCACTAGAGCAATATGAAATTAATGATTCGGGAGTTGCCGTGGGAAAACTGATGTCCCTAAAACTGATCAAAACCAAAAAAAATACTACGATGGCTTTTGGTAATTTTGTTGATTCGACTAGTCGCCAAGATATTGTAATTTTTCCTAATATGTACGAAAAAAATCAATCTATTTTAAAAGAAGGTAACATTTATTTATTGGGAATAAGAGTTCAAAATGACCGTTTTGATTCAAGTAAAAAGCAGTATGTTTTGACTAATTTACGGGTGGTTAATTACAAATAA
- a CDS encoding DUF2929 family protein, with the protein MSRYIVTICWSIVYMLIVGFIAAPLTQNVFNLGEAAIVGLIFGVLFAAIIPTITAHSSKDKSKYSKLK; encoded by the coding sequence ATGAGTCGTTATATCGTAACAATTTGCTGGAGCATTGTTTATATGTTAATCGTCGGTTTTATTGCCGCACCTTTAACACAAAATGTTTTTAACTTAGGCGAAGCTGCGATTGTTGGTTTAATTTTTGGAGTGTTATTCGCTGCCATTATTCCAACTATTACCGCCCACTCAAGTAAAGATAAGAGCAAGTATTCTAAGCTTAAATAA
- a CDS encoding SDR family NAD(P)-dependent oxidoreductase gives MSDSLRNKVVVVTGASSGIGHSIALESAGRGATVILIARNKNKLEKVAAEAHELSGAPTYIFATDMGESEQIDAAFNNIVKVTKHVDYLVNCAGFGKFENFVEMDRREVTAMFQVNVLGLMYFTRLIGRLMMDQKTGQIINFGSMAGKMPTVKSAAYSASKAAVIQFSNVLRLELKPFGVKVMTVNPGPVYTNFFNIADKSGNYVKNVERYMLDPDDVAWQVVHFFGSNKRELNLPLSLAFLAKLYNLFPAIGDELSLKFASRK, from the coding sequence ATGAGTGATTCATTAAGAAATAAAGTTGTTGTTGTTACCGGTGCTTCTAGTGGAATTGGACATTCAATTGCTTTAGAAAGTGCCGGTCGCGGCGCTACTGTTATCTTAATTGCCAGAAATAAAAATAAACTGGAGAAAGTAGCCGCTGAGGCACATGAATTATCAGGTGCTCCTACCTATATTTTTGCTACTGATATGGGTGAAAGTGAGCAAATCGATGCTGCTTTTAATAATATCGTTAAGGTAACAAAACATGTTGATTACTTGGTAAATTGTGCTGGTTTTGGCAAGTTCGAGAATTTCGTCGAAATGGATCGGCGTGAAGTAACTGCAATGTTCCAGGTCAATGTATTAGGTTTAATGTACTTCACTAGACTGATTGGCAGGCTAATGATGGATCAAAAAACTGGTCAAATAATCAACTTTGGCTCAATGGCTGGTAAAATGCCAACCGTTAAATCTGCTGCTTATAGTGCATCAAAAGCTGCCGTTATTCAGTTTTCTAATGTTTTACGGCTTGAACTAAAGCCTTTTGGCGTTAAAGTAATGACGGTTAACCCGGGACCGGTTTACACTAATTTCTTTAATATTGCTGATAAGAGTGGTAATTACGTTAAAAATGTTGAACGCTATATGCTTGATCCCGATGATGTGGCCTGGCAAGTTGTCCATTTCTTTGGCAGCAATAAACGCGAATTGAATTTGCCGCTAAGTCTTGCATTTTTAGCTAAACTTTATAATCTGTTTCCAGCAATTGGAGATGAGTTATCGCTTAAGTTTGCATCAAGAAAGTAG
- the obgE gene encoding GTPase ObgE, translating into MPTFVDQTKIEVQAGKGGDGMVAFRHEKYVPNGGPAGGDGGRGGSIIFVADSGLRTLMDFRYRRKFKAESGENGRIKSQYGRGAKDLYLRVPVGTTVYDFNTNEEIGDLTKNKQELVVARGGRGGRGNIHFATSVNTAPEIAENGEPGEDRVLRLELKVLADVGLVGFPSVGKSTLLSVVTKAKPKIAAYSFTTLTPNLGMVILPDGRDFSMADLPGLIEGASQGVGLGIQFLRHIERTKVILHLVSMDPENGRDPLEDYQKIRKELLLYDQSLKEKRELIVATQLDLPNSAEKLAEFKKELSQAGIDQPVYAISSVTHQGVSQLMQDTATVVAEVESKQAEKEVKPAAGVKEYKYQAPKKNEFTITKLEDHVFEIKGESLERLVERTNLDYQDGVLRLARKLKNLGVDEALREKGAVDGDDVIIGTFNFEFVQ; encoded by the coding sequence ATGCCTACATTTGTCGATCAAACCAAGATTGAAGTCCAAGCCGGTAAAGGCGGGGATGGCATGGTTGCTTTCCGCCATGAAAAGTACGTTCCAAATGGCGGACCCGCTGGTGGAGACGGTGGCCGTGGCGGTAGTATCATTTTTGTAGCTGATAGTGGCTTAAGAACCCTAATGGATTTTCGCTATCGGCGTAAGTTTAAAGCTGAGAGCGGTGAAAATGGCCGTATTAAGTCACAATATGGTCGCGGTGCCAAAGATTTATATCTTCGTGTTCCTGTCGGAACTACCGTATATGATTTTAATACCAATGAAGAAATTGGCGATTTGACTAAAAATAAGCAAGAGCTTGTTGTTGCCCGCGGTGGTCGTGGTGGTCGTGGCAATATTCATTTTGCTACGAGTGTAAATACTGCACCAGAAATTGCTGAAAATGGTGAACCGGGTGAAGACCGAGTTTTGCGGTTAGAACTAAAGGTTTTAGCTGATGTTGGTCTTGTCGGTTTTCCTTCAGTTGGAAAGTCAACGCTGCTTTCAGTAGTTACTAAGGCAAAGCCTAAGATTGCAGCTTATTCGTTCACTACTTTAACTCCTAATTTGGGTATGGTGATTTTGCCAGATGGCCGTGATTTTTCAATGGCTGATTTGCCAGGATTAATTGAGGGTGCTAGTCAGGGAGTTGGCCTTGGAATTCAATTCTTACGTCACATTGAAAGAACCAAAGTAATTTTACACTTGGTTTCAATGGATCCTGAAAATGGCCGAGATCCTTTAGAGGATTACCAAAAGATCCGTAAAGAATTATTGCTTTACGACCAAAGCCTAAAGGAAAAGCGTGAGTTAATTGTTGCAACTCAACTGGATTTGCCTAATTCGGCTGAAAAATTGGCGGAGTTTAAAAAAGAACTTAGCCAAGCTGGAATTGACCAGCCTGTTTATGCAATTTCAAGCGTAACTCATCAGGGCGTTAGCCAATTAATGCAAGATACTGCAACGGTAGTGGCGGAAGTAGAAAGCAAGCAGGCTGAAAAGGAAGTCAAGCCGGCAGCTGGCGTAAAGGAATACAAATACCAGGCGCCTAAGAAAAACGAATTTACGATTACTAAACTTGAAGATCATGTTTTTGAAATTAAAGGTGAGAGTTTAGAACGACTAGTTGAACGAACGAACCTTGATTACCAAGATGGTGTCTTACGTTTAGCACGCAAATTGAAGAACCTGGGTGTAGATGAAGCATTGCGTGAAAAAGGAGCCGTTGACGGCGACGATGTAATAATTGGCACGTTCAATTTTGAATTTGTCCAATAA
- a CDS encoding acyltransferase family protein, giving the protein MAKNRFITGYSGLRALAVIGVILYHLDPNTFVGGYLGVPIFFVLSGYLVTCQMLKAYDDHGFFDNKNFYLKRLKKLYPTLIALLWLCAAYIFVFQRNLLAKLSQIVITNLLNVYNFWQILNGQSYFERFAANESPFVHLWTMSINGQFYFLWPLVIFLLVKFSKKRENTFWILFSVSMLSALEMAIMYKTGVDLNRIYYGTDTRFFSLGLGASLAVIWPMDKLKAKIERIDANLLDVSGLISLLAMIFLFFSPLMNPENAFPYYGGMLLFTVFTVLLVGIIAHPCSHWNNWLTNPLFNWIGSRSYGIYLYQFPVMIFFEDKVTNMADHVLLYHLIEICLILILSEMSYRVIEKPLSKVTWAKTKNYLDSLFDKTRESNAPRIKAVIACLIFVIGSVAILVSPTARAEDYNKSQLAQRISANQQRQSRENKTLIAKLKKSNTKGPRAAKLIAQAKRSAKKHPVNKSFKKFGISQVDLQLAHQVPLTAIGDSVMAGSSNDLAKLMPKAVIDAAVSRQLSVAFGLINQYKLQKVLANNVLIALGTNGPFPMSDLDHLMTEIGPKRQVFWVNTHVPNKPWQNQVNKTLQTAAKRYHNLTVINWYNHSQAHSNWFYEDQTHPTPVGSKYYSAFIVKTIVEHAKF; this is encoded by the coding sequence ATGGCAAAAAATCGGTTTATTACAGGATATTCTGGACTTAGGGCGTTAGCAGTTATTGGGGTGATTTTATATCATCTTGATCCTAATACTTTTGTTGGTGGTTATCTTGGGGTACCGATTTTTTTTGTATTATCAGGATACTTAGTTACCTGCCAAATGCTTAAGGCATATGATGATCACGGCTTTTTTGATAACAAGAATTTTTATTTAAAAAGGCTGAAAAAGCTTTATCCGACTTTAATTGCGCTATTATGGCTTTGTGCCGCTTATATTTTTGTCTTTCAGCGAAATTTATTGGCTAAGTTGAGTCAGATTGTGATAACGAATCTGTTAAATGTTTATAATTTTTGGCAGATTTTAAATGGTCAGAGTTATTTTGAGCGTTTTGCCGCCAATGAATCGCCTTTCGTGCATTTATGGACAATGTCGATTAACGGACAATTCTATTTCTTGTGGCCATTAGTGATCTTTTTGCTGGTTAAATTTAGTAAAAAACGGGAAAACACTTTTTGGATTCTATTTAGCGTCTCAATGTTATCGGCACTAGAAATGGCAATCATGTATAAAACCGGTGTCGATTTAAACCGGATCTATTATGGCACTGATACAAGATTCTTTTCACTGGGACTTGGTGCCAGTTTAGCTGTAATCTGGCCAATGGATAAATTAAAGGCTAAAATCGAGCGAATTGATGCTAATTTGCTCGACGTTAGTGGACTAATCTCGCTTCTTGCTATGATCTTTTTATTTTTTAGTCCGTTGATGAATCCGGAAAATGCTTTTCCTTATTATGGTGGGATGCTCTTATTTACTGTTTTTACGGTTTTATTGGTTGGAATTATCGCACATCCTTGTAGCCATTGGAATAACTGGCTAACTAATCCACTTTTTAACTGGATTGGCTCTAGGAGTTACGGTATTTATCTTTACCAATTTCCCGTAATGATCTTTTTTGAAGATAAAGTAACTAATATGGCAGATCATGTTTTGCTGTACCATCTAATTGAAATTTGCTTAATTTTGATTTTGAGTGAAATGTCCTACCGTGTGATTGAAAAGCCATTGAGTAAGGTGACGTGGGCAAAAACTAAGAATTACTTAGATAGTCTTTTTGATAAAACAAGAGAAAGTAATGCCCCTCGAATTAAAGCCGTTATTGCCTGCTTAATTTTTGTAATTGGTAGCGTCGCAATTCTTGTTTCGCCAACAGCAAGAGCCGAAGATTATAATAAATCACAGTTAGCACAGCGAATTAGTGCTAATCAGCAACGGCAAAGCAGGGAAAATAAGACCTTAATTGCTAAACTGAAGAAATCAAATACTAAGGGGCCGAGGGCTGCTAAGCTGATTGCTCAGGCTAAACGTTCAGCTAAGAAGCACCCGGTAAATAAATCATTCAAAAAGTTCGGCATTAGTCAGGTTGATTTACAATTGGCTCATCAGGTGCCATTGACTGCAATTGGTGATTCAGTGATGGCAGGCTCAAGTAATGATTTAGCTAAATTAATGCCTAAAGCCGTCATTGATGCGGCCGTTTCCAGGCAATTATCGGTGGCGTTTGGGCTAATTAACCAATATAAATTGCAAAAAGTTTTAGCTAATAATGTCTTAATTGCCTTAGGGACAAATGGCCCATTTCCAATGTCAGATTTAGATCATTTGATGACTGAAATTGGTCCAAAAAGACAAGTATTTTGGGTGAATACTCATGTTCCAAATAAGCCTTGGCAAAATCAGGTAAACAAAACTTTGCAAACTGCAGCTAAGCGCTACCACAATTTAACAGTTATTAACTGGTATAATCATTCGCAAGCGCATTCTAACTGGTTTTATGAAGATCAAACCCACCCAACGCCGGTAGGATCGAAGTATTACAGTGCTTTCATTGTCAAAACAATTGTTGAGCACGCTAAATTTTAG
- a CDS encoding bifunctional metallophosphatase/5'-nucleotidase, producing MKLVFLSSSDIHGYILPTDYQNQHDTDAPIGLARVSAIFKAEQARYGKENVILTDAGDYLQGSPLASYVHSVKNYRALSKYVAFDQAIGYDARCLGNHDFNYGLDYLKYFLSHNSSPIVNSNILDQTTNQPAFGNDYLIIEKNGLKIGLIGLTTQKVPSWEPAAHVAGLRFASAYEQASYYAQLLRPQVDVLAVLYHGGFEKDPESGQITEPATGENEGYQILTQIPEIDIMLTGHQHRRMSLVAHDTAIVQPGYRGEAVGKVVLEIDEQTRKIKTKTASLIDAKDFAPDPEMIKLAATLNKETQIWLDQPVAELAQPAPINNAEQARIKGAPFVNLLQQMQLYFTHADVSATAVMSDTAKGFGKSVTMRDILLNYPYANQLCKVKLTGQELREIIEYSLSFLTKDAMGQVTFLPAKRDQLFNFDIFYPINYQADIKKKLGHRLTKLELNGQPIEDRKTYYLAVNNYRAMGGGFYPGYAPEKITSILAKDYVQMFQEFLTKAKPQVDCKPNFLLQ from the coding sequence ATGAAACTAGTATTTTTGAGTTCAAGCGATATTCATGGTTATATTTTGCCAACTGATTATCAAAACCAGCATGACACTGATGCACCAATTGGGTTAGCTAGGGTGAGTGCAATCTTTAAAGCCGAGCAAGCTCGTTATGGGAAAGAAAATGTCATTCTAACGGATGCGGGTGATTACTTACAAGGATCACCACTTGCCTCTTATGTTCATTCGGTTAAGAATTACCGTGCTTTGTCTAAGTACGTAGCTTTTGACCAAGCAATTGGCTATGATGCCCGTTGTCTAGGGAATCACGATTTTAACTATGGGCTTGATTATCTCAAATATTTTCTTAGTCATAATTCCAGTCCGATCGTGAATAGTAACATCTTGGATCAGACGACTAACCAACCGGCTTTTGGCAATGATTATTTGATTATTGAAAAAAATGGGCTAAAAATCGGACTGATTGGTTTGACAACGCAAAAGGTCCCTAGCTGGGAACCGGCAGCGCATGTCGCTGGCTTACGGTTTGCTTCTGCCTATGAGCAGGCAAGTTATTATGCGCAATTATTGCGGCCTCAAGTTGATGTCTTAGCAGTTTTATATCATGGCGGTTTTGAAAAGGATCCAGAATCAGGTCAGATAACTGAACCAGCAACAGGGGAGAATGAAGGTTACCAAATATTAACGCAAATTCCAGAAATCGATATCATGTTAACTGGGCACCAGCATCGCCGAATGAGCCTAGTAGCTCATGATACCGCGATTGTACAACCAGGCTATCGCGGAGAAGCAGTGGGAAAAGTTGTTCTTGAAATTGATGAGCAAACAAGAAAAATTAAGACAAAAACGGCTTCGTTGATTGATGCTAAAGACTTTGCTCCTGATCCAGAAATGATCAAACTAGCGGCGACCTTGAATAAAGAAACGCAAATTTGGCTAGATCAACCTGTTGCTGAGCTTGCTCAACCGGCACCGATTAATAATGCCGAGCAAGCTCGCATCAAAGGAGCACCATTTGTCAACCTTCTGCAGCAAATGCAACTATATTTTACTCACGCTGATGTTTCTGCGACTGCTGTTATGAGCGATACAGCTAAGGGCTTTGGCAAAAGTGTCACCATGCGTGATATTTTATTAAATTACCCGTACGCAAACCAGTTATGCAAAGTTAAGCTTACTGGCCAAGAACTACGTGAGATTATTGAATATAGCTTATCTTTTTTAACAAAAGACGCTATGGGACAAGTGACTTTTCTACCTGCTAAGCGTGATCAATTATTTAATTTTGATATCTTTTATCCCATTAATTATCAGGCAGACATTAAGAAAAAACTGGGCCACCGATTGACTAAGCTTGAATTAAATGGTCAACCAATTGAAGATAGAAAAACGTATTATTTAGCTGTTAATAATTACCGCGCAATGGGCGGAGGATTTTATCCAGGTTATGCTCCCGAAAAAATCACATCAATTCTTGCTAAAGATTATGTTCAAATGTTTCAAGAATTTTTGACTAAAGCTAAACCTCAAGTCGATTGCAAACCAAACTTTTTATTGCAATAA
- a CDS encoding lipopolysaccharide assembly protein LapA domain-containing protein — protein sequence MKDKTRQIKMVLILILCLLAVIFVVLNTNNVAINFGLFNVKVPLIIILVIMIIIGVLIGWFCGSNGHNQDKNN from the coding sequence ATGAAAGATAAAACTCGACAAATTAAAATGGTATTGATTTTAATCCTTTGCCTTTTGGCAGTGATCTTTGTTGTTCTCAATACCAACAATGTGGCCATCAATTTTGGCTTATTTAATGTGAAAGTGCCATTGATAATTATTTTGGTTATCATGATTATTATTGGTGTCCTCATTGGTTGGTTTTGTGGTTCAAACGGACATAATCAAGATAAGAATAACTAA
- the rnz gene encoding ribonuclease Z, producing MELQFLGTGAGQPSKQRNVSSIALKMLDEINEIWLFDVGEATQHQILRTNIRLRKVTKIFISHNHGDHIFGLPGLLATRSFQGDVGPITIYGPPGLEQFVRTALKISRTKVSYPIKFVALEEGGLIYQGQGFKVYAEKLAHRVPSFGYRVVEDAHQGELLMDKLTQYNIPNGPLLGKLKNGETITLDDGTILDGNDFLGPNKAGRIVTIIYDTRSTPVIAQLAKNADVLVHESTFAGHEADLARSYYHSTAVEAAKIARDNGVKRLYLDHISARYLGAKAKKLENQAVKIFPNTKLANDFDRVIIPMKGEKK from the coding sequence ATGGAATTACAATTTTTAGGTACAGGGGCAGGCCAACCATCAAAACAGCGTAACGTCTCAAGCATTGCGCTTAAAATGTTAGATGAAATTAATGAAATTTGGTTATTTGATGTTGGTGAAGCAACACAACACCAAATTTTACGGACTAATATTCGTTTACGGAAGGTCACTAAAATTTTCATCTCCCATAATCACGGTGATCATATTTTTGGCTTGCCAGGGTTACTCGCAACTAGATCATTTCAGGGTGATGTCGGCCCGATAACAATCTATGGTCCTCCTGGTTTAGAGCAATTTGTAAGAACCGCTTTAAAAATTTCGCGGACAAAAGTTTCATACCCCATAAAGTTTGTTGCCTTAGAGGAGGGCGGTTTAATTTATCAAGGACAAGGGTTTAAGGTTTATGCCGAAAAATTAGCCCATCGCGTCCCCAGTTTTGGTTACCGGGTTGTCGAGGATGCACATCAAGGCGAACTTTTAATGGACAAATTAACGCAATATAATATACCTAATGGGCCATTACTTGGTAAACTAAAGAATGGCGAGACTATTACCTTGGATGATGGGACAATATTAGATGGAAATGACTTTTTAGGTCCAAATAAAGCTGGTAGAATAGTTACTATAATCTATGATACGCGTTCAACTCCTGTGATTGCCCAACTCGCCAAAAATGCTGATGTACTGGTCCATGAATCGACTTTTGCTGGCCATGAAGCTGATTTAGCTCGTTCTTATTATCATTCAACAGCAGTTGAAGCTGCAAAGATTGCGCGCGATAATGGAGTAAAGCGGTTGTATTTGGACCATATCTCTGCTAGATATCTAGGTGCTAAAGCCAAAAAACTAGAGAATCAGGCTGTAAAAATATTTCCTAATACCAAGCTAGCAAATGATTTTGATCGAGTTATAATTCCGATGAAAGGTGAGAAGAAATGA